DNA from Variovorax sp. PBL-H6:
CCTTGGGCACCATGAGGTGGCTCAGGCGGTGGCCGGCGCGGCCCGCGATGGTGACGATGTCGCCGGCAAAGGCCGGATGGTCGACCGGATGGACGCGCACGCCCACGCGCATGCCGGGCGCAGCGGCCAGGGCAAGCTCGGTGACCAGCGCGGCGTGCTCGGCCTCGCCGCCGACGGGGGCGCCGTCCTCGCAATCGAGGGTGACGTCGAACACGCAGGCACCGAACTCCTGCGCCATCTCGGCCTGCAACGAGAGGCTCTTGCGCATGCGCGGCTCGACGCCGCTGTAGTGGTCGCACACCGGCAACACCACGGCGCCGGCCTGAGCGCCGAGCAGCACTTCCTGCGGGTGGACGGATTGGGTCATTGGAATACCTTCGCCTTCGGTTGTGCGCCATTCGCCTTCGGACGCGCCATGCCGCTCATGGCTTCCGTCGGGCAACGATGAACATGCGCGGGAAGGCCAGCAGCCGTTTGCCATCGGCGCGTGCAGGATAGGCGGCATCCACGCGCCGCTCGTACGCAGCCAGATAGCTCGCCTGCAGTTCGGCCGGCAGCCGATCGACGAAGGGCTTGAGCCCTGTGCCGCGCACCCATTCGACGATGGCGGCCGCCGAGGCCATGGGATGCTGGTAGGCGGTGCGCCAGACATCGACCTGCGCCGCCTCGGCAGCCAGCAGGTCGTAGTAGCCGACCAGGGGCAGCAGCGGGGTGCGCAGCCGATCGGCATCGCCGATGGGCTCGGCCCACGGCGCCTCGGCCGCGACTTCGCGCATCAGGCGGTGGGTGGGCTCCTCGCGGTTGTCGGGCATCTGGATGGCGAGCACCCCGCCGGGCGCCAGAGCGGCGAACAGGCGGGGGATCAGCGTCTCGTGGTCGGGCACCCATTGCAGCGACGCGTTGGCGTAGATGAGATCGGGCGGCGACCCGGGTCGCCAGCTCCCGATGTCGCTGAGCTCGAAGCGAGCCACCGGAAGGCGCTCGCGCGCACTCTTCAGCATCGCTTCGGAGT
Protein-coding regions in this window:
- the tam gene encoding trans-aconitate 2-methyltransferase → MLDWNPALYRRYEDERTRPAQELLARVPLSSATHAVDLGCGPGNSTELLVHRFPGADVIGTDNSEAMLKSARERLPVARFELSDIGSWRPGSPPDLIYANASLQWVPDHETLIPRLFAALAPGGVLAIQMPDNREEPTHRLMREVAAEAPWAEPIGDADRLRTPLLPLVGYYDLLAAEAAQVDVWRTAYQHPMASAAAIVEWVRGTGLKPFVDRLPAELQASYLAAYERRVDAAYPARADGKRLLAFPRMFIVARRKP